The sequence below is a genomic window from Colletotrichum destructivum chromosome 4, complete sequence.
TGCGGTGCCCTGCAcagcaggcaggcagactGTCGGCGGATACTTGCAATCTCGACACCTCGCTCATGATTGCATATTGCCATACTTCTCCATTTGTAGATTTCTATACCAGCCCACTCATATAGTGGGCCTTTTGGAATGCAGATGCAGGCAGACGTAGTGTACGGATATACCAGGAAAGAGCAAGAGTGGAAAGAAGAACGAtaccaaaaaaagaaaacgggAGAAGTAGTGAGATTTGTCGTAGTGTCGAGAGCACCCTGGTCTGGGTAAGGTAGGCAAGCAGATGCCCACAGGGGTGGATGGATACTAAGACagagtgagagggagagacgtCGCTTGACGCTTCTAGGGGCATGgacacactctctcagttGGCGACAAGGCTCACGGCCGCATGGGCGGGAACAGCACAGGGCGTAAGTCAGATCCAGCTCCCAGCACGCCAGCGAGAGTTCGATACGAATCTAGCGTGCTCAAGGTGCGTCCGTCCACCTTGGTGAGTGTCATGCCCAAACGGGAAGCTTGAGCACTGGGCATCCGGCGCCACAACATAGCGCCAGCTGCGACTTGGACTCCGACTTGGATCTTGGGTACGGATACATGGCATGGCGTTCGGTGTCTGCAAAAGTGAAGGAAGTACCAGCAGCCAGTGCAAGCAGCTAGTTGTTGATTGACATTGTGTTCTATTCTGATCTGCGTGCCTGAACTTCCGTACCTGGGTGAGAGGCACGGAAAATCCATGGGACACGCCACTATTTCTCAACTCACACCTCACTTGAGATGGGCTCCCGCCCACGCGTACGGCAAGTGCTTCTTGGGGAATGAGACTATAGAGGCCATCATACTGGCTGGCCCTTTGTCGTACTCGTTCGATCTCAAGATTGAACGGAACGCATCTTGTGGTATCCAACCCACACCTCGCCTTACACGCTGGCTGCTGCGACTTGGACACACGGAGGGGGGAATACAAATGGAataacacacacacacacacgcgcgcgcgcgcgcacatCACCAAACCATCAAAACCCTCTCGGTCCACATTTTGTTCCATCTCGCCATCGTTTATGCTTTTTTCGTCGTTTCCACGCCTGTGCCTATCTGGTCTCTCTCGGTGTACGAGtaccgtcgtcgccacggTCCGGCGAATTGAGTGAGTATTCGTTCTCTGCGGCTCGGTGCTTACCCCGACCCAGTCAGCACTGCTACCCTTGGACATCATCTACTAGCAAATCCAGCGAGTGTTGTTGCCTCCAAGCCTCCAAATACCAAACCTCCCTCCGGTCGCCGGGACAAATAATGGCGCCCATTCGTCAAGGTCGCACAATACCGGTCGACacccgccgccaccgaccAGTCTATTCCCCCTCCTCTGGTCTCCTCTGGTCTCCTCTcgtctcgaggtcgtcatccTCCATGCCTTTCCTTTTTCGCTTCCCTCCAACGGTCTTCGCGCTTCTCTCAAACCTCGATTGGTCTGGACGCAAAAGCTAGAACGACGGGCATTGGGTCGACTGTTTGGTCCCTCTGTCCCGATTTGCATCGCCCTCACATATCCCTGTTCACTTGCCCAGCCCAATTTCGAGTCACCGCTCTCCAAGGGACCGGCTGCTTTTGAGACATTGTTACCGCCTCGACTGGACTGGGATTGGGACTGTCCTGCCCGCACCGCACGTCCCGTAGGTACACGTACCTGTTCGTACATACATCCGCGCCCACCAGACTCAGAAATCTGAACATACAATTTCCGCCCAGGGCtttgttttattttattttatatcacccctccctccgctCATCCTAACCTAACCCAATATTACCACTGCCCCTCCCAGACCGGGGAAACGCagagaaagggaagagagaaggaagaaaacaACCCACGGACTTCCAACCCAGCCAGCCTCCATCCGTCCACGAGAAGAGCGAGAAAGacgaagagagagggagagagacagagacgACCACGAGCACTGTGCAACAGGCAAAAACCAAGAGACCACTCGCATTCTGCGGCGCTACGCTACAGTACCATGTATTCGTACCCTTAGGTCACCATATCTGTTACGCACCAGCTCCGCACCGTACCTACAGACAGAGAAAGATTTGCAGGGCCCTGCTGCTACTGCGACCGACGCCGCTCAACCTCCGGCCACCTTTCTCACTGCCCAATTGCCCCGACGGCCTCTGGTCAGCAATCCCAGTTACACCGTGTatccgccgcccgcccgcccaggCCCGGCCCAGCCCAGTGCGATActcgaccaccaccacgtcGGTCACTTGAACCCTCCTAACCGCAACTCGCGTAAACCGGGTCGGACTCGCATTAGAGGGAGACTTGACAGTGGGCCCCCACTCCACCGCCTGGGCGACACCACTTTACCACGAGACGCCCTTTTCCCCACAACATCCCCAGACCGAGCTTTCACCTCCTCCCTTTTCGTCGCCATCTCCgttctccgtcgccgtcgtcgtccttgtcgttATCGTCGGCCTCGCACGTACACTTTCCATCCCTCATCGTTGTAGTTGGCCAAGGTATGACGACTGCTGGTGCCGCGATCGGTGCCAGCCCTATGCCACCCGTTCCGGGAATGTCCCCCGCCGGCGAGTTCAACGAGTTCTTGGAATACGAAGACAACCAATTTGGTGACTCGAGTCCCTTGCCAACAAATTTCGATCTTTCCGCCCACGATACCCTCACCCTATCCGATTTCCCCCAGTCTCTTCACGAAGTAAAATCGCTCGAGCCCCAGGCCACTCTGCTGgccaccggcaccgtcgccgccggctcaCCCGACTCCCTCATCGACTCGTTCCGCGATTCGTCCTCCGACTCTGCCTCCTCGAAAAGGACCGGCAGCTCCGCCTCTGGAAAGACGGCCTTGACCGCCGGCGACGTAATGATGACGGATGGGGCTAACATCAAGTCCGACTGGAACCCCACGCTCTTCGGCGGTCGTCCGGAGGACAACGCCTTCATTTTCAGCGGAAATGGCGACGCGACGTTgcccgacggcctcgacttCAACGATGACAAGTTCATGGAAGAATCCTTTGACTTCGAGAGTGCGTCAAGCAGTcccaacgccgccggtgccATGAGCATGGAATCGCCAGAAATGCCCACCATTCACGCAAACGCACCGCAAAAAAGCATTCCCCCGACCAACCCTAGATCCGGAAGCCATGGCAAGCGGAACTCGGTGAGTCTCTTTCCCCTCGCGACACGGCGGGAAAACCGCTAATTCGGCACAGCAGTACTCCATATCACAACCCATGAATGGCCTCAAGATGACCAATTCGAGAGAGTGCTCCCCAATGTCCCAGAACATGATAACCAGTCACGAGGCGTCGCCGTCAGCCTTCTTCAACAGCTCACCCTCACCCGGCGCGCCCGACttctccaacgccgccgcaatgGGTGCCATGAACCCAAATGGCTTCTGGCCCGGCAAGCTGGATCCTGCCGCGCATCAGATGGTCGCCAACATGCCTATGCAGCCGCAATACCACACACACGACGGTCTTCCGGTCTCGATGCCCCAGCAGATGCCTATGTTCACCCAGCCGAATTTCGATTTCCTCACTCGCGGCTGTCGGTTGACGATCCACCCTACACCTTCCAAATCACGAGTCGAAACGCAGATTCCCATCAAAATGACTCTCTTCCCGCTGCCTCCCGGTATCAAGCGCTTGCACCTCCCAGTACACACCATCTCAAAGCCCAAGCTGCTAGCGAAGCCACCAGCCGAACGGACTCCCGACATGTTGGAATTGTACACCATGCTAGTCTGCACTAGCGCAATGCAGAACGAGGACAACAAGCGCAAAGCCTTTCAGCGCGCCGCAGCCGCCACTCACAATCCTGTCATGAACGCCCGGTCCGTCagcgatgaggacgacgaggaaaacAAGCCTCAGAACGGAGGTGAGGTGCGCATCTGTGCTGGCTGTATCACCCGCGAGCGTAAGCGGGcagcgaggaagaagatcaagaaagtcgaggaggaggagatgtGGAATCGGGACGAGACCAGACGCGTGATTGTTTTCAACACCCAAGAGGTCAAGGAATGGCAAACTCCCAACGGGGTCGTCTCCGACTCGACGGTAACCGGCCGCCCGGAGCCTGTAGCACCACCCGGTGCTATGCAGGTTGATGCGCCAATGCGGATCGCTTGCTATTGCCGCCACCACGCCGAGAAGTTGGGTTTCCAGGTCATCTTTACCATCAAGGACTGGCAAGATCGGGTTGTTGCGCAGGAGATGTCCCAGTCCATTATGATCACCGACGATCACAAGACGCATCCTATTCCCCAGCATCTCAACCCCCCTGCGACGCAAGCCTCCGAAAGCACCAACCTCGTACCCATGATGAACGCCCCGATGGAAACCAGCCCGCTCAGCTCGGGCGGTGCACCTTTCCGACTTTCCCACTCGAGCTCCGATCTCCAAAACATGCACCGTAACTCCGCTCCTCAATTCTCAGCTCCGAACCCGACGGCCAAACCGCCGgttcccgccgccccctcAACCACGGCGACCCGATCACTATCGCGACCTCAGTCTCCCAATGCACATGGTGGGCCGCAGACCAAGAAGCGGAAGGCTAGCACTGGGTCGCGAGTACCGATAGGGATGGCAATGACACGTCTGGacacaacgccgccgccttctcaaATGCCCGGAAACCCGGCACCTGCACCCGCCTCTGCGTCAACTTCGCCGTTTACGCCCAACCTCACCAGCTTCCACACCCCTCCCGAGACCGTTTTTGTCCAGAACGGTACCGCGCCGATCATGTCGCAAGCATACGCTACTGGGCCCCCTACGCCCAATAGCAACGACCAAACCATGTTCACCAACGCGAACCGCTCCGCCAGCATGGACAACGTGGCGGTTCCGATGTTTTCGGCTCCGGCGTCGGCACACCAGAGCCGTGCAGCGAGCCCTAGTGGGCTGCGGAACGGGGT
It includes:
- a CDS encoding Putative IPT domain, immunoglobulin-like, immunoglobulin E-set, with protein sequence MTTAGAAIGASPMPPVPGMSPAGEFNEFLEYEDNQFGDSSPLPTNFDLSAHDTLTLSDFPQSLHEVKSLEPQATLLATGTVAAGSPDSLIDSFRDSSSDSASSKRTGSSASGKTALTAGDVMMTDGANIKSDWNPTLFGGRPEDNAFIFSGNGDATLPDGLDFNDDKFMEESFDFESASSSPNAAGAMSMESPEMPTIHANAPQKSIPPTNPRSGSHGKRNSQYSISQPMNGLKMTNSRECSPMSQNMITSHEASPSAFFNSSPSPGAPDFSNAAAMGAMNPNGFWPGKLDPAAHQMVANMPMQPQYHTHDGLPVSMPQQMPMFTQPNFDFLTRGCRLTIHPTPSKSRVETQIPIKMTLFPLPPGIKRLHLPVHTISKPKLLAKPPAERTPDMLELYTMLVCTSAMQNEDNKRKAFQRAAAATHNPVMNARSVSDEDDEENKPQNGGEVRICAGCITRERKRAARKKIKKVEEEEMWNRDETRRVIVFNTQEVKEWQTPNGVVSDSTVTGRPEPVAPPGAMQVDAPMRIACYCRHHAEKLGFQVIFTIKDWQDRVVAQEMSQSIMITDDHKTHPIPQHLNPPATQASESTNLVPMMNAPMETSPLSSGGAPFRLSHSSSDLQNMHRNSAPQFSAPNPTAKPPVPAAPSTTATRSLSRPQSPNAHGGPQTKKRKASTGSRVPIGMAMTRLDTTPPPSQMPGNPAPAPASASTSPFTPNLTSFHTPPETVFVQNGTAPIMSQAYATGPPTPNSNDQTMFTNANRSASMDNVAVPMFSAPASAHQSRAASPSGLRNGVNAVSQNQFNAMSYMPTNAVAPARPQPTIHKIIPNEGPKSGGIEVTILGASFYQGLEVLFGDQKATTTTFWGESSLVCLLPPSPVSGPVLVTFKQSQTQAGPPFPALSKQNQMFKYVDDDEEKLIRTALSILGHKMSGQMVDVKELAQRIIGQGDSSWGSGPSGNTGFGGSTFTMSTESQLLKCLELIDLDDNPRMSRLDLRRSTGQTMLHMGCALGYHRFVAGLLARGANPDLRDKGGFTPMHLAAVNDHESIVRRLMQAGADPTIRSLSGLRPADVARSRKVIGHIRRCERHIRSRSGGSLHSRASSAASLRSLWDPLTMSSEESADDGEESPEYSSGDYEDDEQEEEDSWLDMRRRSSNHAFTPRPDRQLLSRGRDEVQPGLASPTNAIASAVRDQFSAQIQQFQQAMAMHFPNLPQMPALPRMPMLPDYHAYLQQNPLMGRVTSLMPGMSGSRPGSADDETPRQMDGKWWDLSSFRNSNNNSAPPPAYDEIFPQEELDKKQAAAVGAAAEAAADMKCAALYDTQTAETGEASSSTAPVPSILRIGRKSAITKEQQQNFLRAHEAKFKGMRSDKNLWFIWIPLLTCILAAMLYSRFPHYFAMAWSMLQSIARVEQVPDIVRNVQDRVVEVL